TTCTTTGTGGTCAAATATCATCTTTCTCTAAGAATTTCTTTAAGTAGTGCATCTCACAGTGTGGTTCTAGGACTAACATcttcagcatcacctgggaatttgtcAGAGATACAAATTCTTGAGCCCAACTCCCAGCCCaccaaatcagaaactctggggatagGGCCCAATAATCTGTGtcttaacaagccctccaggtgattctgatgcacactcaaATTTCAGAATCACTGCCTTAAAGCAACGCCTGAGGTGCTAGTAGTAAAATGGAAGGAACACAGGATAAGATCTCAGGAAACCTGTGCTCAAGGCCTGGTCCTCCTCTATTTTCTACATGACCTTAGGCAAAAATTCTTCCTCCTTCTTGAGCCTCAATATTTTCATCAGCAAATTAGAGGACTGAACTAGATTTTATATAAGGGCCCTTCTCACTCTAACATTCTGATGCCATAACATAGAACACAATCTTAATAGGTCCACTAGGTGGCAAAGCCAGTACTATAATCTGTCTAATACCCATCACTCAAAAGCTCATATTGCAGAAGAAGCTTGGTCAacaaagcaagattttttttttaggagccATTGCCATTAGTGAAAACATGGCTTCCTTTAGCTGCTTCTAGacatggaagaataaaaatgagaatggcTGTAAATCCCGTtacctctgcctccccctccattTGGCTAAAGGCTGGGAGATTAAGACTTAGAACATCACCCAACTCTAGAACCTTACTATGTACCTTGCTCTGCCTACCTCTTCTCCCAAGTATGTCCTGACACCAAGGCATACCTGATTTTACCCTTAAGTCTTTTCTGCCCCCACAAAGGCAGAACAGGGGATGCTTTATAATTAGGATGTCTACTCTTTGAGGGCTTTGCTTTGTCCTTGCTTTGAGGGCAAGGACATTTTACATCACTTGATCCCTTTTCTATTTCCTGGATACCagtaagaagcaaagggaagaTACTGAGTTATGACAATCAGAATACCATTCTGGCTGCCAATGCTTACCTGCAGCCTCAGCAAGCAGACATCCCCGAAGGGGGCAGGGCGGCCCAAAAGGGCACTGTGGACTTGTAGTTCACTCTCTCGTACTTTCTGCTCCAGCTGAGAAATGTGCTTCCTTTGCCTGCAAAAGCCAGCAGAATGAGGTCCAGGGTCCTGACACTAACCTACTTGCAACATGAGCCCCCACCTTCCTTAGTTGAGTACGATTCATAGTATATAAAACAAAGGCCTTGCATTCTGGGCAGTATTGTTTTactgaaggaagaagagaaaataagaaaactgactTGGGAAATAAGGAAAGATCAGCTGCAAAGAACTGACTGCCCCCTACAGGCATTTCCAGAGCCCCTGCAGAGGACACACAATTGGCCTATCACATTAGTCAGATAAAGGACTCGGTGCTTATCAACCTAGCTCTACCAAGAGGCAAGGTGTAGACCCAAACAGAGGGGGATGTGCTATCCTTGGGAAGACCTCATTAGGTGCCATCAATGGGGGCTGGGAGAGCAGAGGCTGATCTTAGGGCACCCCTTGCCCTCTTACTTGTCAATGAGGAGCTCCTTTTCCTTCAGAAGGTGTTCATTACTGTTCAAGATGCTGATCCATTGTGCTGGTTCTAATGTGGGCAGTGGAGGAGCAAAAGCAGCGGGATGGTGGCAGACGGCTCCATTCTGAAGCTGGAAGACAAGCAGGCCCAGAGAGGCTTGACCTTGACCCACAAGCACCTGAAAACACCTGAGGAGTACCCAGCTGGGTCTCTAGTCAAGGTTCACTTTGGCTCAGCCTGAGAAGGCCCAGAGAGGCTTGACCTTGACCCACAAGCACCTGAAAACACCTGAGGAGTACCCAGCTGGGTCTCTAGTCAAGGTTCACTTTGGCTCAGCCTGAGAAGGCCCAgtgtttatgaaataattttagctCTGATGCATGACTGGAAAGAACCTGCCAGGGAGACTTCTGCCAACTGGACACTCCCTGCTCAGAACGGCTCTAGGTTCTAAGAAAAGGTCACTTATCTTTCATTATCTGgcaagagaggcaaaccaggggCTAAGATGTCCTCACCAACCAGGAAAGGAGAATGTATcctgcttctttcctttcctttccactcttAAGCAGTACAAGgccttttttttatctttttaaacacaaaattggTATAATAGAAGGAAAGCAGGAGTTTAGAGATGGGTTTTAAAccctagctctgtcacttaccagctTTGTGACTCTGGACAGATTACTTATTCTAAGAACTTggtaaaatttttacatttacctCATCAAAGTGCTACAAGATTTAAATAAGATTCTGTATGTGAAAGGCCCTGCCCTAGTGACTGGTACACAGAATGTAGTACGTGATCATTGTTAATGTTATACTTTTTGGGGTCTTCTGCTGTAACCCTCTACTCTGGAGGACCTATCTGGTGTTTAATTAGACCACCAACATGGCATTCACAAGCCTTCACTTCCTATCTACAaacatcttctctttttcttacaaatgttttctttagaatCGAAATTTATAGGACAAAACCTATATAGTTCTAAGATCTGCACAGAACCTGTGAAATCCAAGGAAAGGGGTCTCTACCTGCATTTGCTCCATCTGTAAACGGATCAACTCCAGCTGCTGTCGACACGTGCTGAGCTCACAAGATCGCTCACGGGGATGCCAAGGGTCAGGGTTCGGCTGCCATACCTGAGAGGGTATAGGCTTGGAGAAGCCAGGAGCAGGCTGGAGTCCCAAAGGGAGCACTCCACTGCTGTTAGGGTGAGGTCCATTCCGCTCACATACCACCCCACTGCCCGGTGCCTTCTTGGTCTCAGGCAACACTTTGTATAACTCCTTGTTTGTGTCGGCTCTTGGGTTGTGGAAGTGGACTTGGTAGTGGGGATCTGAATAAAATGTCTCCATCACTGCCGACTGATTAAGGGTAGACTCCATACTGGGAATATCAAACTTCCTCacctcttcttctctttcatggCCCACTGCTGGAAACCAGGACTGCTCAATTCCATTTTCTCCGGTAGCACCACAGAGATACATGAAATCTCTAGATAGGCCTGGAGAACGTTTCATTGCACCAAGGTCTCCATTTCTTGTCATCCCCACACCTTCAGCCAGCCCTGATAAAGGGAGTTTGGAGGAAGAGGGTCCAGAAGGTATAGAATTTGGCTTGGCAGGAGAGGTCCCCAAAGTAGAAGGTATCACATGGGCTGTTGGAATGGTTATGTGGCTTTTGATGGGCTGGAAAGGAGGGCTGCTACTTGAGCTACAAAAATCTGCAAAGAGAATAGTTTTCCGTAAGTCAAAACTGAAGGAGCATACTTTTTTGAGTATGGCTGCCACACCAGACATTCTCTGTCCTGAGACCAGGCAGAGTGGACACTATTATCACAAGTATCAGGCAGAAAGACAAGGCAGCCTAACTTAGAAGTATGTATTCTAGGATCTCAAATGCCATTCACAAGGTAAACCAACCAAAGGCAACATTAGCTTTACTTTTAACTTACACTCTGTCCTttgtatatgaataaaaaatCTTGCCAGTCAACAAACAAAGCTTaaaactgaacttaaaaaaaaaaaaatcacttacttAAGGGAAATGGATTAGGTCTTACTCTTCTGGGAGTTGGGGAACTCTCAAGCTATAATCCGatccaataaaaatattctttccaagGGAGGGCTGCCAGAATCCTCTGTGGCCTCCGAAAGCTTCCCAGCAAAGGTAAGCAATGAATCTAAACTATCCAAAGAAAAAGGTACAGTGGATAGTGCTGCTCTGTATCCAGGACAGGGAGTACAGCATCTGAATCAGGATTCtattctctctcccacacaccaGACCTGACTGCCTGGATATGTGAAGTTATTCTTAGTAACTCTCAGGTTTCACTCCAGCACAGTAAGCACTCTCAAGTGGGTACACACTGAAATcctctattttatattttgcctttCACTTCCCCCTTGTTTATATCTAACTGTgacttttcacttttcctttagATTCGATTTATGTTTCCTTTAGCTCTTGATTGGTCTTGGGAGACAAGTCTCTGATTAGCTCCACTGCAAAAGGTTCACATTTCTACATTATTTCCAACTTTCAAGTACTACTCTGAAAAAGACTACAGGGTCACAGAACTAATGTGCCAAGGAAGTGGACTGCAAGCAAACAACAAGACAGTAATATTAAGAAACATACCTGTTACTTTCACCAGGAAAAAACTGAGTAAGGGGACAAGGAATAGAAATGTCTTCCTTTTTCAACTATGTCCAGTACTCATTTCCAAACCAAGCACATCTACCATGGAGAAGAATGGACTACcaatttaattcatttctctttttcctttccatcaaCCAACACAGAACACACTCAACTAATGAGGACAGATACTATAACCTTACTATAGATTGGCTACCATCTTCTGATACGCGTTTGTAAGCAGCTCTTTAAAAACATGGACATGCCAAATTATCCCTTATCATGTATGGGATAAGCCAAAGTATCTAATCTCCTATACTCAGATGATCTTGGGGATATAAAAAGCcatactaaaacaaaacaaaaaccaaatcaaaacaacaacagtTATTTCTGATAAATGTGTCTGCCTCTCAGGACCAAGACAGAAGAACA
Above is a window of Panthera uncia isolate 11264 chromosome C1 unlocalized genomic scaffold, Puncia_PCG_1.0 HiC_scaffold_4, whole genome shotgun sequence DNA encoding:
- the CEP85 gene encoding centrosomal protein of 85 kDa isoform X3, whose amino-acid sequence is MAMQEKYPSERISHVASPGSGVIQKGSSLGTEWQTPVISEAFRSRFSRCSSVADSGDTAIGTSCSDIAEDFCSSSSSPPFQPIKSHITIPTAHVIPSTLGTSPAKPNSIPSGPSSSKLPLSGLAEGVGMTRNGDLGAMKRSPGLSRDFMYLCGATGENGIEQSWFPAVGHEREEEVRKFDIPSMESTLNQSAVMETFYSDPHYQVHFHNPRADTNKELYKVLPETKKAPGSGVVCERNGPHPNSSGVLPLGLQPAPGFSKPIPSQVWQPNPDPWHPRERSCELSTCRQQLELIRLQMEQMQLQNGAVCHHPAAFAPPLPTLEPAQWISILNSNEHLLKEKELLIDKQRKHISQLEQKVRESELQVHSALLGRPAPFGDVCLLRLQELQRENTFLRAQFAQKTEALSKEKMELEKKLSASEVEIQLIRESLKVALQKHSEEGKKQEERVKGRDKHINNLKKKCQKESEQNREKQQRIETLERYLADLPTLEDHQKQSQQLKDSELKSTELQERVTELESLLEETQAACREKEGQLESLRQRGAEFSSRHR